A region from the Panicum hallii strain FIL2 chromosome 1, PHallii_v3.1, whole genome shotgun sequence genome encodes:
- the LOC112884725 gene encoding uncharacterized protein LOC112884725 has translation MEGNLPPRALIPGGAPFDLGQPFHFADQPQVVQVHQGAFAAPAANQMQGFGSAVKPSLSSEEDADDGHHGRGKAAAPTSQWHRVKWTSDMVKLLVSAVAYIDEDIDTDHGTSSGRKKHAMLKRKGKWRLVSSVMTERGFSVSPQQCEDKFNDLNKRYKRLTEILGRGTACEIVEKPALLEQVSLSAKLKEEAKKHLSSKHLHYEEMCSYHNHNRHCLLDDPSLQRSLRVALRSPGEQGKKCSFGYDDEDDQMFLSDEDDEDDGFNDDLEFSAEDHRHHRVHGSKKLKHDHEGGCCGSHLSEVAAIDMNQMFSEGTGGSAQKNPSGMNAVQIERQRLKIKEDMLKLEQSRLKWLRSCKEKDRELEKMKLENERMELENERLELELKLKEIEMGIKPKRIY, from the coding sequence ATGGAGGGGAATCTGCCGCCGCGAGCCCTGATCCCGGGCGGGGCCCCCTTCGATCTGGGGCAGCCGTTCCACTTCGCCGACCAGCCCCAGGTGGTTCAGGTTCACCAGGGAGCTTTCGCTGCCCCCGCCGCGAACCAGATGCAGGGCTTCGGGAGTGCGGTGAAGCCCTCGCTGAGCTCCGAGGAGGACGCCGACGACGGCCACCATGGCCGCGGCAAGGCTGCGGCCCCGACCTCGCAGTGGCACCGGGTCAAGTGGACCAGCGACATGGTCAAGCTGCTCGTGTCGGCCGTGGCCTACATCGACGAGGACATCGACACGGACCACGGCACCAGCAGCGGGAGGAAGAAGCACGCCATGCTCAAGAGGAAGGGCAAGTGGAGGCTCGTCTCCTCGGTCATGACCGAGAGGGGGTTCTCCGTGTCACCGCAGCAGTGCGAGGATAAGTTCAACGACCTCAACAAGAGGTACAAGAGGCTCACCGAGATCCTTGGCCGGGGTACGGCTTGTGAGATCGTTGAGAAACCGGCACTCCTTGAACAGGTTAGCCTATCTGCGAAGCTCAAGGAGGAGGCCAAGAAGCACCTGAGCTCAAAGCACCTGCACTACGAGGAGATGTGCTCCTACCACAACCATAACCGGCACTGCCTGCTTGATGATCCGTCCCTTCAGAGGTCGCTGCGTGTGGCGCTTAGGAGTCCGGGTGAACAGGGAAAGAAGTGCTCGTTTGGAtatgatgatgaggatgatcAGATGTTTCTTTCTGATGAAGATGACGAGGATGATGGGTTCAATGATGATCTGGAGTTCAGTGCTGAAGATCATCGTCATCACAGAGTTCATGGCAGCAAGAAGCTGAAGCATGACCATGAGGGGGGATGTTGTGGGTCTCATCTGTCAGAAGTTGCTGCCATTGACATGAATCAAATGTTTTCTGAGGGAACTGGTGGTTCTGCACAGAAGAATCCAAGTGGTATGAATGCAGTTCAAATTGAGAGACAACGCCTGAAGATAAAAGAGGATATGCTGAAACTCGAGCAGAGCCGCTTGAAGTGGCTGAGGTCCTGCAAGGAGAAGGACAGGGAACTGGAGAAGATGAAGTTAGAGAATGAAAGGATGGAGCTGGAAAATGAGAGGCTGGAGCTGGAGCTGAAGCTTAAGGAAATTGAGATGGGCATCAAACCAAAGAGGATTTACTGA